In one window of Dokdonia sp. PRO95 DNA:
- a CDS encoding GNAT family N-acetyltransferase, with protein sequence MKYPKTRNQTIYTVKKYQSADVQRWNKFVAQAKNATFLHDRSFMEYHSDRFTDYSLLVYKGEKLVALLPANADGNDLYSHQGLTYGGILLSRKQKLQDVIAITQEILKYAQQQGFISLYLKQLPTFYAVMPSDEFEYIVQLLSASCYRVDTASVINYRNKLSIQSNRMEGVKKGERAGLVIKEEVGFDNFWNEILVPNLKEKHQSQPTHTLEEIKKLQASFPENIRQFNVYHNNTIVGGATIFETKTTAHVQYISAGENKQELGTLDFLFYELIEETFAHKDYFDFGISNEEGGTKLNRGLSYWKECFGARTHVHKFYKVAVQNHSLLKDVLI encoded by the coding sequence TTGAAATATCCTAAAACTCGCAACCAAACCATCTATACTGTAAAAAAATATCAATCCGCAGATGTCCAGCGCTGGAACAAATTTGTAGCACAGGCAAAAAATGCGACCTTTCTACACGACCGTTCCTTTATGGAGTATCACAGCGATAGGTTTACAGATTACTCGCTGCTGGTTTACAAGGGTGAAAAACTTGTAGCACTCCTTCCGGCAAATGCAGACGGAAATGATCTATACAGTCATCAGGGATTAACGTATGGTGGTATTTTGCTTTCGCGAAAGCAAAAACTACAAGATGTCATAGCAATTACTCAAGAAATATTAAAGTATGCGCAGCAGCAAGGCTTCATATCTTTATATCTAAAACAACTTCCCACGTTTTATGCGGTGATGCCCAGTGATGAGTTTGAGTATATCGTACAACTACTCAGTGCAAGCTGTTACCGGGTAGATACTGCGTCTGTGATAAATTACAGGAATAAATTATCCATACAATCTAATCGTATGGAAGGAGTAAAAAAGGGAGAAAGAGCAGGTCTGGTTATTAAAGAGGAAGTAGGTTTTGACAACTTTTGGAACGAGATACTCGTACCTAATCTAAAGGAAAAACATCAATCACAACCCACACATACCCTAGAGGAAATAAAAAAGCTACAAGCTTCTTTTCCAGAAAACATAAGGCAGTTTAATGTCTACCATAATAATACGATAGTAGGAGGAGCGACTATATTCGAGACTAAAACCACGGCACACGTTCAATATATTTCGGCGGGAGAGAATAAGCAGGAGTTAGGAACGCTTGACTTCTTGTTTTATGAACTCATAGAGGAAACCTTTGCACATAAAGACTATTTTGATTTTGGTATTTCAAACGAAGAGGGCGGCACAAAACTTAATAGGGGCTTATCTTACTGGAAAGAATGTTTTGGAGCACGTACCCACGTTCACAAATTCTATAAAGTTGCCGTGCAGAATCATTCACTACTTAAAGATGTCTTGATATGA
- a CDS encoding DegT/DnrJ/EryC1/StrS family aminotransferase yields the protein MIPFLDLKEINAPYEKELKNKFDSFLEKGWYILGNEVTAFQKEYAAYCGTQFCIGTANGLDALRLILEGYKILGKLQVGDEVLVASNTYIATIIGVKQAGLIPVLVEANLDTFNFDYSDLEQKITLKTRVIMPTHLYGRLTDMDRVNAFAKAYNLLTVTDCAQSHGAITASGKRSGSLADASGHSFYPTKNLGALGDAGAITTNDKALAEIVEKYRNYGFKERYVAQYTGVNSRLDELQAAFLRIKLRDLDTQNSKRIAIAKQYLEGINNEHIILPQWSEGKDHVWHLFVVCCAQRDALQEHLKANGIATIIHYPVPPHKQEALQELASMSLPVCEQLHSEVLSLPISPSLTKTAITQIIKAINDFKC from the coding sequence ATGATTCCATTTTTAGACTTAAAAGAGATAAACGCACCTTATGAAAAGGAGCTTAAAAATAAGTTCGATTCTTTTTTAGAGAAGGGATGGTACATTCTGGGCAACGAGGTGACTGCTTTTCAAAAAGAGTACGCGGCTTACTGTGGCACTCAATTTTGTATAGGTACAGCAAATGGTCTTGACGCCTTGAGACTCATTCTAGAAGGCTATAAAATACTAGGTAAACTACAAGTGGGCGATGAGGTGCTTGTTGCGAGTAACACCTATATCGCAACCATTATTGGTGTTAAACAAGCGGGCCTAATACCTGTACTTGTTGAGGCAAATCTTGACACATTCAACTTTGATTATAGCGATTTAGAACAGAAGATCACTTTAAAGACAAGAGTGATTATGCCTACACATTTGTATGGCAGACTTACAGATATGGATAGGGTTAACGCTTTCGCGAAAGCGTACAACCTACTCACCGTTACAGATTGTGCACAATCACACGGGGCAATTACAGCTTCTGGTAAGCGCAGTGGCTCTCTGGCAGATGCGAGCGGTCATAGCTTTTACCCCACAAAAAATCTAGGTGCTCTAGGTGATGCGGGAGCAATCACCACAAATGACAAAGCGCTAGCCGAAATTGTAGAAAAATATAGAAACTACGGTTTTAAAGAGCGTTATGTCGCACAATATACTGGAGTAAATAGCCGCCTCGACGAACTGCAGGCTGCCTTTTTGAGAATAAAACTTAGAGATCTAGACACGCAGAACAGTAAGCGTATTGCGATTGCAAAGCAATATCTTGAAGGGATAAATAATGAACATATTATTTTGCCACAATGGTCTGAGGGTAAGGATCACGTCTGGCATCTATTTGTAGTGTGCTGTGCACAGAGGGATGCGTTACAAGAACATCTCAAGGCAAATGGTATCGCAACGATTATACATTATCCTGTGCCTCCACACAAGCAAGAGGCTTTACAAGAGCTTGCATCTATGTCCTTACCGGTTTGCGAGCAGTTGCATAGTGAGGTGCTGAGTTTGCCTATTAGTCCATCACTTACTAAAACGGCGATTACCCAGATTATAAAAGCCATAAACGACTTTAAATGCTAG